The Azotosporobacter soli genome contains a region encoding:
- a CDS encoding ATP-binding protein: MRSPREKIPPLERVLLRLLLGRLFIPLLLLGLAVLCSATYFNDRTLKQHQEQTALTTAQMVDHYLKNGDRMLDALAKTAAKSPADFVAFTQSSWEAYGIFETIYYLDEKDTIVLMVPPDPRYQGMDMSNLPYFQNLDEADQLLVSRPFISLRTGEPTVYLAKTLPHGRLIGALNLNGVQQQIEELNDVNRGNTVFILDQSGTLLAYPSAQQIRQQTNLSNLSIFQQGLHGNTTAIYQNNGAFFLASTAKTTKNDWIIITQTPLLSSWGPYLGAFAFALMIAILLWLAVWRNLSQSLRSDIVQPIAELSRSTAALACGDYPEADVQTPPTFFAELNKLALDFSQMSRTLQARQEALATSEQRYRSLFAEVPIGLFRTMFDGQIIDANPAFQQMLAWPEQEPLSAYRLTDFYASLQDHEHWQRLCGSNDASLDAELKMRRKDGRFIWVRLSMRGISASDGRAAFYDGSMEDITARKEAADALQAAHDRLEMKVELRTQELTSLNQELMAMNFELTEALDRLKKTQEILIHSEKRAALSNLVVGLAHEVNTPVGVAITVSSHLQELFLATAARYTEGIMKRSDFTQLLADSQESIELLLTSLNKAVQLIRNFKQVSVDQSGETRQRFVVREYLETLVSSLRSANRDFCHQVEIICAEHIELDSFPAAFSHIVTSLLLNCHHHAFAPQQCGKITLSVTFDANGPFILTCQDNGQGMSPEMREKIFDPFFTTRRGTGSIGLGLYIVYNIITLQLFGSIICQSEVGQGTAFVITLPQEKQPDYASV, encoded by the coding sequence ATGCGTTCTCCTCGCGAAAAAATTCCGCCTTTGGAACGGGTGTTGCTGCGTCTGCTGCTCGGGCGATTATTTATTCCGCTATTGCTTTTAGGCCTCGCCGTACTCTGCAGCGCGACGTATTTCAACGACCGCACCTTAAAGCAGCACCAGGAACAAACCGCTCTGACGACTGCGCAAATGGTGGATCACTATCTTAAGAACGGCGATCGCATGCTTGACGCACTCGCCAAGACAGCCGCCAAATCGCCCGCGGATTTCGTCGCTTTTACGCAAAGCAGCTGGGAAGCGTACGGCATATTCGAAACGATTTATTATTTGGATGAAAAAGACACTATCGTCTTAATGGTACCGCCTGACCCACGCTATCAGGGCATGGACATGTCCAATCTTCCCTATTTTCAAAACTTGGATGAAGCGGATCAACTGCTGGTTTCCCGCCCGTTCATCTCGCTACGCACCGGCGAGCCGACCGTTTATCTGGCGAAAACACTGCCGCACGGACGCCTGATCGGCGCTTTGAACTTAAACGGCGTGCAACAGCAAATTGAAGAACTCAATGACGTGAACCGAGGCAATACCGTGTTCATCCTTGATCAGTCCGGCACCTTGCTTGCCTACCCGAGCGCACAGCAAATCCGGCAGCAGACGAACCTGAGCAATCTCTCCATTTTCCAGCAAGGTTTGCACGGCAATACGACGGCAATTTACCAAAACAATGGCGCTTTCTTTCTCGCCAGCACCGCTAAGACGACAAAAAACGATTGGATCATCATCACCCAGACGCCGCTCCTTTCCTCATGGGGGCCCTACCTCGGCGCCTTCGCTTTTGCCTTAATGATCGCCATTTTGCTTTGGCTGGCCGTCTGGCGCAATCTTAGCCAAAGCCTGCGCAGCGACATCGTCCAGCCGATTGCGGAATTGAGCCGCAGCACTGCGGCGCTTGCCTGCGGCGATTATCCGGAAGCCGACGTACAAACCCCGCCGACTTTCTTTGCCGAACTCAATAAGCTGGCGCTCGATTTCTCGCAAATGAGCCGGACACTGCAAGCCCGTCAAGAAGCGCTCGCGACGAGCGAACAGCGTTACCGCAGCCTGTTTGCCGAAGTGCCGATCGGTCTCTTTCGCACCATGTTTGACGGACAGATCATCGATGCCAACCCCGCCTTTCAGCAGATGCTGGCCTGGCCCGAACAGGAGCCGCTCTCCGCTTATCGCCTGACCGATTTTTACGCCTCGCTTCAGGATCATGAACACTGGCAAAGACTCTGCGGCAGCAACGATGCTTCGCTTGACGCCGAACTGAAAATGCGGCGCAAGGACGGCCGCTTCATCTGGGTCCGCCTCAGCATGCGCGGCATTAGCGCTTCAGACGGGCGCGCAGCTTTCTATGACGGCAGCATGGAAGACATCACCGCGCGCAAAGAGGCCGCCGATGCATTGCAAGCCGCGCATGACCGCCTAGAAATGAAAGTGGAATTGCGCACCCAGGAACTGACTTCGCTCAACCAGGAACTCATGGCGATGAACTTTGAGTTGACGGAAGCGCTGGATCGTTTGAAGAAGACCCAGGAAATTCTGATCCATTCGGAAAAAAGAGCCGCGCTCAGCAATCTGGTCGTCGGCCTGGCACATGAGGTCAACACACCGGTCGGCGTTGCGATCACCGTCTCTTCGCACCTGCAGGAACTGTTTCTCGCCACCGCCGCCCGTTATACAGAAGGGATCATGAAACGCAGCGACTTCACGCAGTTGCTCGCAGACAGCCAGGAATCGATCGAGCTGTTGCTTACCAGTCTGAACAAAGCCGTGCAACTGATCCGCAACTTCAAACAGGTATCGGTCGATCAAAGCGGCGAGACGCGACAGCGCTTTGTCGTTCGCGAATATTTGGAAACGCTGGTGAGCAGTCTGCGTTCCGCCAATCGTGATTTTTGCCATCAGGTCGAGATTATTTGTGCTGAACACATCGAACTAGACAGTTTCCCCGCCGCCTTTTCGCATATCGTTACAAGCTTGCTGCTGAATTGCCATCATCATGCGTTCGCACCGCAGCAATGCGGCAAGATTACCCTGTCCGTCACGTTTGACGCAAACGGGCCATTCATTTTGACCTGTCAGGACAACGGCCAAGGCATGTCGCCGGAAATGCGCGAAAAGATATTCGATCCGTTTTTCACCACCCGGCGCGGCACCGGCAGCATTGGACTCGGTCTATACATCGTATACAACATCATCACACTGCAACTGTTCGGAAGCATCATCTGCCAAAGCGAAGTCGGCCAAGGCACTGCTTTCGTCATCACATTGCCCCAGGAAAAACAGCCTGACTATGCATCTGTCTAA
- a CDS encoding SufD family Fe-S cluster assembly protein: MSEEKTAGWKEKAEKATEKLGLYGADVDLKRYTDDEAKAATGEDLTPKRRKALEQVGVETEADSATRSGSYVQMNHSVLQCSMAEEGLEVMSTDQALRCHPWLEDYWWKTVSADADKYTARAALHQEHGYFIRVLPGVKVPHPVQACLYISQDGLIQDVHNMIIVEEGAELHVITGCTTDPDVKRGMHIGISEFFIKKGGKLTFTMIHQWAEEVSVRPRTGVVVEEGGVFLSNYICLKPVQDLQMYPTVRLLGKDSLARLNSILVAMPGSHLDVGGRAVLAAPGAKAEIIARTLSLGGTSINRGHLLASSAETRAHLECHGLILNPEGVIYAIPELEVRTDNAELSHEAAVGKIAPEEIEYLMARGLSEETAVATIVRGFLHVKIEGLPDALTQEIERAIDEFSGGRGA; the protein is encoded by the coding sequence ATGAGCGAAGAGAAAACGGCTGGCTGGAAGGAGAAAGCGGAGAAAGCAACGGAGAAACTTGGCTTATACGGTGCGGATGTCGATCTGAAGCGTTACACGGACGATGAAGCGAAAGCAGCGACGGGAGAGGATCTAACGCCGAAGCGGCGCAAGGCGCTCGAACAGGTCGGCGTGGAAACGGAAGCGGATTCTGCGACGCGATCCGGCAGCTATGTGCAGATGAATCATTCGGTTCTGCAGTGCAGCATGGCGGAAGAAGGGCTCGAAGTGATGTCTACCGACCAGGCGCTGCGCTGCCATCCCTGGCTCGAAGATTACTGGTGGAAGACCGTGTCTGCGGATGCCGACAAATATACCGCCAGAGCGGCTTTGCATCAAGAACATGGTTATTTCATCCGCGTGCTGCCCGGCGTGAAAGTACCGCATCCGGTGCAGGCCTGTTTGTATATCAGCCAGGATGGGCTGATTCAGGACGTGCACAATATGATCATTGTCGAAGAAGGAGCGGAGCTGCATGTGATCACCGGCTGTACGACCGATCCGGACGTCAAACGCGGCATGCATATCGGCATCAGCGAATTTTTCATTAAAAAAGGCGGCAAACTGACCTTTACGATGATTCATCAATGGGCGGAAGAGGTATCGGTCAGACCGCGTACCGGAGTGGTGGTCGAAGAGGGCGGCGTCTTTTTGTCCAACTACATTTGCTTGAAGCCGGTACAGGATCTACAAATGTATCCGACGGTGCGTCTGCTCGGCAAGGATTCGCTGGCGCGTTTGAATTCGATTTTGGTTGCAATGCCGGGCTCGCATCTTGACGTCGGCGGGCGCGCCGTCCTAGCGGCGCCGGGGGCAAAAGCCGAAATTATCGCCCGCACCTTGAGTCTTGGCGGAACCAGCATCAACCGCGGTCACTTGCTGGCTTCCTCTGCGGAAACAAGGGCGCATCTTGAATGCCATGGATTGATTCTCAATCCGGAAGGCGTAATTTATGCGATTCCAGAACTGGAAGTACGGACCGACAATGCGGAACTGAGCCACGAAGCGGCGGTCGGGAAGATCGCGCCGGAAGAGATCGAGTACTTGATGGCCAGAGGGCTCAGTGAAGAGACGGCGGTCGCCACGATTGTGCGCGGTTTCTTGCACGTCAAGATCGAGGGCTTGCCCGATGCGCTGACGCAGGAAATCGAGCGTGCGATCGATGAATTCAGCGGCGGACGCGGCGCTTAG
- a CDS encoding ABC transporter ATP-binding protein, whose protein sequence is MLRIEHLSVKVQDKLILRDVNLHIKPGEVHALFGPNGTGKSTLVGAVMGFPRFCVVEGRILFGETDITALPVDVRAELGLGVMIQRPPTIRGLTLRQMVTLCSREEVDADALAAKLNLSEFLDRNVNEGFSGGEIKRSELLQLMAQKPDLLLLDEPESGVDLENIALVGAAADWIMERGAAVAEKVAPGESLRQRRAKRSKSGLIITHTGHILQYVPADIAHVLYDGTISCSGNPQEMLSCIRQGGYEHCIRCAEGRGDCQ, encoded by the coding sequence ATGCTGCGCATTGAGCATCTCAGTGTGAAAGTTCAGGACAAACTTATCTTGCGTGACGTGAACCTGCATATAAAGCCGGGAGAGGTTCATGCTTTGTTCGGGCCGAACGGCACCGGGAAATCGACGTTGGTCGGGGCGGTCATGGGCTTTCCACGCTTTTGCGTCGTAGAGGGGCGGATATTGTTCGGTGAGACCGACATCACGGCACTGCCGGTCGATGTCCGCGCCGAGCTGGGTTTAGGTGTGATGATTCAGCGTCCACCGACGATTCGCGGTCTGACGCTGCGCCAGATGGTAACGCTTTGCAGCAGAGAAGAGGTGGATGCCGACGCCTTGGCGGCCAAATTGAATCTGAGCGAATTTCTTGACCGCAATGTGAATGAAGGATTTTCGGGCGGTGAGATCAAGCGTTCCGAATTGTTGCAGCTGATGGCGCAGAAACCGGATCTGCTCTTGCTTGATGAACCGGAATCCGGCGTAGACCTTGAGAATATTGCGCTGGTCGGCGCCGCAGCCGACTGGATCATGGAGCGTGGCGCGGCGGTCGCGGAAAAAGTTGCGCCGGGAGAATCGCTGCGTCAGCGTCGGGCGAAACGCAGCAAGTCCGGTCTGATCATCACGCATACCGGACATATTTTGCAATATGTTCCGGCCGATATTGCCCATGTCCTCTACGACGGCACGATTTCTTGCAGCGGAAATCCACAGGAGATGCTAAGCTGCATCCGTCAGGGCGGCTATGAACACTGCATCCGTTGCGCAGAAGGAAGGGGGGACTGTCAATGA
- a CDS encoding HD domain-containing protein → MDTSREKAWSVLTSHVKETVLLNHCRAVEVAMRAYAEKYQSDVAYWGAVGLLHDVDFEKYPEQHPTQAAMLLQPHGYSEAFIADVESHARDWPGERSQLQKTLYAVDELTGFIIACALVRPDKDLANVEVKSVLKKLKDKAFARAVNRETLWAGAEMMGVEMAEHIEFVRAALAKDYQ, encoded by the coding sequence ATGGATACGAGTCGGGAAAAAGCCTGGTCAGTCTTAACGAGTCATGTAAAAGAAACGGTGCTGCTCAATCACTGCCGCGCGGTGGAGGTAGCCATGCGCGCCTATGCGGAAAAATATCAATCGGATGTTGCATACTGGGGCGCGGTCGGCTTGTTGCATGACGTCGATTTTGAAAAATACCCGGAGCAGCATCCGACGCAGGCCGCCATGCTGCTGCAGCCGCACGGCTATAGCGAAGCGTTCATTGCCGATGTCGAATCGCATGCCCGTGATTGGCCGGGCGAACGCAGTCAGCTGCAAAAAACACTCTATGCGGTCGATGAATTGACCGGTTTCATCATCGCCTGCGCGTTGGTAAGGCCGGACAAAGATCTGGCGAATGTCGAAGTGAAATCTGTGCTGAAAAAATTGAAGGATAAGGCATTTGCGCGCGCGGTCAATCGCGAGACGCTCTGGGCGGGCGCCGAAATGATGGGCGTTGAGATGGCGGAGCACATTGAGTTTGTACGGGCCGCGCTGGCGAAGGACTATCAATAG
- a CDS encoding TrmB family transcriptional regulator, which produces MEKIMLEIQKLGFSQYESKAYVSLLQQAPVTGYELSKRCGVPRSMIYEVLNKLSERGAIYTLPSEPVKYSPVPAKELLKRLRRDVDATFAFLDQSLAALGSNNELAVIARIHGREPVFNELHSLVESSKSELWLSVWEPQATLLSQSVACAEERGVNVCSIVFGNAACRLGTTFHHDYMPADVVKARIGGQLTLAVKDRQEVIIANFLDHGASWAVKTQDPALVLVATEYVRHDIMIEAVMRHFGADKLDELLRKQPELHAVVTGKFKDRAKKQ; this is translated from the coding sequence ATGGAAAAAATCATGCTGGAGATTCAAAAACTTGGCTTCTCGCAATATGAGTCGAAGGCCTATGTCTCCTTACTGCAGCAAGCGCCGGTGACCGGTTACGAGTTGAGCAAGCGCTGCGGCGTTCCCCGCTCAATGATTTATGAAGTGCTGAACAAGCTTAGCGAACGCGGCGCGATTTATACGCTGCCGTCGGAACCGGTGAAATATTCGCCGGTGCCGGCGAAAGAACTATTGAAACGATTGCGCCGCGATGTCGATGCGACGTTTGCCTTTCTCGATCAATCGTTGGCGGCGCTCGGCAGCAATAACGAACTGGCGGTCATTGCCAGGATCCATGGCCGTGAGCCGGTGTTCAACGAATTGCACAGCCTTGTTGAAAGCAGCAAAAGTGAGCTGTGGCTGTCCGTCTGGGAACCGCAGGCGACGCTGCTTAGCCAGAGCGTGGCCTGCGCCGAAGAGCGCGGCGTCAATGTCTGCTCGATTGTCTTCGGCAATGCGGCTTGCCGCCTGGGAACGACGTTTCATCATGACTATATGCCGGCGGATGTGGTCAAGGCGCGAATCGGCGGGCAATTGACGCTGGCCGTCAAAGACCGGCAAGAGGTCATCATTGCCAACTTTCTTGATCATGGCGCATCTTGGGCGGTAAAGACGCAGGATCCGGCGCTTGTACTGGTCGCAACCGAATATGTCCGGCATGACATCATGATCGAAGCGGTCATGCGACATTTCGGCGCAGACAAGCTGGACGAATTGTTGCGCAAGCAGCCGGAACTGCATGCGGTTGTGACCGGTAAGTTCAAAGACAGGGCGAAGAAACAGTAA
- a CDS encoding Cof-type HAD-IIB family hydrolase, which translates to MKLVAIDLDGTLLNKKSEISRANVAAIKAAQDRGVEIVISTGRMYFDVQTICQRAGIATPVISANGGAVHDRKGNLLQHSALKRCDALAVLKWLEEKEVYYETSSGKSIYVPTYALARLEAEVKRLQESNSLPDGFSMAAVERQQSSQDGRVMVKEYQEAIPPDEELYKLYAISYDAAFRQRAILELNAMPGVAVYQGGPNSFEAVSAAASKGNGLRCLAAHLGIRLFDAAAIGDSQNDISMLEAVGYSVAMGNAAAEVKSVCRAVTRSNEENGVAHALKELLPGLAS; encoded by the coding sequence ATGAAACTGGTTGCAATTGACTTGGATGGAACATTACTCAATAAAAAGAGTGAGATCAGTCGTGCTAACGTCGCCGCGATAAAGGCGGCGCAGGATCGTGGCGTGGAAATCGTGATCTCTACAGGCCGGATGTATTTTGATGTGCAAACGATTTGCCAACGGGCCGGCATCGCAACGCCGGTCATCAGCGCCAACGGCGGCGCGGTACATGACCGAAAGGGAAATTTGCTGCAGCATTCGGCGCTGAAGCGGTGCGATGCGTTGGCGGTACTAAAGTGGCTGGAAGAAAAAGAAGTGTATTATGAAACGTCCAGCGGGAAATCCATCTATGTGCCTACGTATGCGTTGGCGCGCCTGGAGGCGGAAGTAAAGCGATTGCAGGAGTCGAATTCCCTGCCGGACGGCTTCAGCATGGCGGCGGTAGAAAGGCAGCAAAGCAGTCAGGACGGGCGGGTGATGGTGAAGGAGTATCAAGAGGCGATACCGCCGGACGAAGAGTTGTACAAATTATATGCGATCAGTTATGATGCGGCGTTCCGGCAAAGAGCGATTCTTGAATTGAATGCGATGCCGGGCGTCGCGGTTTACCAGGGCGGTCCGAATAGTTTTGAGGCGGTTTCTGCCGCCGCATCGAAAGGAAACGGCTTGCGCTGTCTGGCAGCACATTTGGGAATCCGGCTCTTTGATGCGGCCGCGATTGGCGACAGTCAAAACGATATATCGATGTTGGAAGCGGTCGGCTACAGCGTGGCCATGGGAAATGCGGCAGCGGAAGTCAAAAGCGTTTGTCGTGCCGTTACGCGCAGCAATGAAGAAAACGGCGTGGCGCATGCGCTGAAGGAATTGTTGCCGGGACTGGCGAGTTAG
- a CDS encoding ATP-binding cassette domain-containing protein, with amino-acid sequence MSTIITVENLSKSYGMKVLFNDVTFGVEEGDKIGLIGVNGAGKSTFLKVLAGLDTADGGKITKSGGSRLEYLPQEPVFHEGATVLEQVFKGTSPEMRVLREYEKALEESRQQPEDERLQRRLIDLGQEMDTVDGWKLESDAKIILTQLGISDFSATVESLSGGQRKRIAMAGALITPADLLILDEPTNHIDNDTVAWLEQYLAKRKGALLMITHDRYFLDRVATRMIELDKGTLYAYSGNYSQFLELKAAREESAEASEQKRQNLLRKELAWMRRGAKARTTKQKARIQRYEALSEQSVDLSENKVEINVGATRLGRTVIELEHIGHAYAERRLIENFSYILLKDDRVGIIGPNGSGKSTLLNIIAGRLQPKCGKREIGQTVKLGYFAQENGEMDENLRVIEYIREEANYLPTADGGTISASQMLERFLFPPELQWNPIAKLSGGEKRRLYLLRILMSAPNVLLLDEPTNDLDIQTLAILEEYLDEFPGAVVTVSHDRYFLDRVVDRVFAFEGEGKIEPYNGGYSDYQERCELRKEQETATKAAEEEKPVLERTRERPRKFSYSEQKEYETIDAVIAEAEGALKTVRSRIENAGADYTLLQELTAQQEEMETRLDALLERWTYLTELAEKINDK; translated from the coding sequence ATGAGTACGATAATAACAGTAGAAAATCTCAGTAAAAGTTACGGCATGAAAGTTTTGTTTAACGATGTCACGTTCGGCGTCGAAGAAGGCGATAAGATCGGCTTGATCGGCGTAAACGGTGCAGGGAAATCTACGTTTTTAAAGGTGTTGGCCGGTCTTGATACGGCCGACGGCGGAAAGATAACAAAAAGCGGCGGCAGCCGCCTCGAATATCTGCCGCAGGAACCGGTGTTTCATGAAGGCGCTACGGTGCTGGAACAGGTGTTCAAGGGAACGTCGCCGGAAATGCGGGTGCTGCGCGAGTATGAAAAGGCACTGGAAGAAAGTCGGCAGCAGCCGGAGGATGAAAGGCTGCAGCGGCGACTGATCGATCTGGGGCAGGAAATGGATACGGTCGACGGCTGGAAGCTGGAAAGCGATGCGAAGATCATCCTGACGCAATTGGGCATCAGTGATTTTTCCGCAACAGTCGAAAGTCTCTCCGGTGGTCAGCGAAAGCGCATCGCGATGGCCGGCGCATTGATCACTCCGGCGGATCTGCTGATTCTTGATGAACCGACCAACCATATCGACAATGACACAGTCGCCTGGCTGGAACAATACTTGGCCAAACGCAAAGGCGCACTTTTGATGATCACGCATGACCGCTATTTCCTCGATCGGGTGGCAACTCGGATGATCGAACTCGATAAAGGGACGCTCTATGCTTACAGCGGGAACTACAGCCAGTTCTTGGAACTGAAAGCGGCGCGGGAAGAATCGGCCGAAGCCAGCGAACAGAAACGTCAGAATCTGCTGCGCAAGGAACTGGCCTGGATGAGGCGCGGTGCGAAGGCACGGACGACAAAGCAAAAAGCACGCATTCAGCGCTATGAAGCGCTGAGCGAGCAGTCGGTCGATCTGAGCGAGAACAAGGTAGAAATCAACGTCGGCGCGACAAGGCTCGGCCGCACGGTCATCGAACTTGAACACATCGGCCATGCGTATGCGGAGCGACGCTTGATTGAAAATTTCAGCTACATTCTGCTCAAGGATGATCGGGTTGGCATTATCGGTCCTAACGGCAGCGGCAAGTCGACGCTGCTTAACATCATTGCCGGGCGCTTGCAGCCAAAGTGCGGCAAACGGGAAATCGGCCAGACGGTCAAACTGGGTTATTTTGCGCAGGAAAACGGCGAAATGGATGAGAACTTGCGCGTCATCGAATATATCCGTGAAGAGGCGAACTATCTGCCAACTGCTGACGGCGGCACGATCAGCGCCAGTCAGATGCTGGAGCGCTTCCTTTTTCCGCCGGAGCTGCAGTGGAATCCGATTGCCAAGCTGTCGGGCGGCGAAAAGCGGCGTCTTTATTTGCTGCGAATCTTAATGAGTGCGCCGAATGTTCTCTTGCTCGACGAGCCGACAAACGATCTCGACATTCAAACGCTCGCGATACTGGAAGAGTATCTCGATGAATTTCCCGGTGCGGTCGTCACGGTATCGCATGACCGTTATTTCCTTGACAGGGTAGTGGACAGGGTTTTCGCGTTTGAAGGCGAAGGGAAGATCGAGCCGTACAATGGCGGCTATTCGGACTATCAGGAACGTTGTGAGCTGCGTAAAGAACAGGAAACGGCGACAAAAGCGGCGGAAGAAGAAAAACCGGTTTTAGAACGGACACGAGAACGGCCGCGCAAATTTAGTTATAGCGAACAAAAAGAATACGAGACGATTGACGCGGTCATTGCCGAAGCAGAAGGCGCGCTCAAGACGGTGCGCTCGCGCATCGAAAATGCGGGAGCCGATTATACGCTGCTGCAGGAATTGACCGCGCAGCAGGAAGAAATGGAAACGCGACTCGATGCGCTCTTGGAACGCTGGACGTACCTGACGGAACTGGCGGAAAAGATCAACGACAAATGA
- the nhaA gene encoding Na+/H+ antiporter NhaA — translation MAAKGQRRRVGAVYRKAPIDYILRPFRLFARNSSAGGVLLAICVAAAMLWANSAWSADYFSLWQQTAKIQIGAFEMEKTLKHWIDDGLMAIFFFLVGLEIKREMLAGELANLRKALFPLVAALGGMLAPALVYLLLLRDPALAHGWAIPTATDIAFALGILSLLGERVPLSLKVFLTALAIVDDIGAIVIIGLFYSAPPDFITLGLAALLLVVMAIVNRLGVRHTVIYAAFAFLLWLLVLKSGIHATIAGVLAAMVVPARAPIDTRPFIEAGEKVFHSLARSGSLQGDILRDAAVQDAVEDLTRLCDGVETPLQKMERGLHPWVSFLILPLFALANAGVQVIGISNGPLLGNLGFAVIGGLVIGKSMGIFGAAWLSVKCRLCTKPLDLTWVQLLGAACLGGIGFTMSLFITALTFEIPHLTDQAKLGVLLGSFCAAVMGALIIAMTNRKNGIIHENK, via the coding sequence ATGGCTGCAAAAGGACAACGACGGCGCGTTGGAGCTGTATACCGCAAGGCGCCGATTGATTATATTTTACGTCCGTTTCGTTTGTTTGCCCGCAATAGTTCGGCTGGCGGAGTTTTGCTGGCAATCTGTGTGGCAGCGGCGATGCTCTGGGCAAATTCCGCGTGGAGCGCCGATTATTTTTCGCTCTGGCAGCAGACCGCAAAGATACAAATCGGCGCTTTTGAAATGGAAAAAACGCTGAAGCACTGGATTGACGACGGACTCATGGCGATCTTCTTCTTCCTGGTTGGACTCGAAATCAAGCGGGAAATGCTAGCCGGTGAACTGGCCAATCTGCGCAAGGCGTTATTTCCTCTCGTGGCCGCACTGGGCGGCATGTTGGCTCCGGCGCTTGTTTATCTGTTGTTGCTGCGCGATCCGGCGTTGGCGCACGGTTGGGCTATTCCGACGGCCACCGATATCGCATTCGCGCTAGGGATTCTTTCGCTTTTGGGTGAGAGGGTGCCTCTTAGTCTCAAGGTCTTTCTCACGGCACTGGCGATTGTTGACGACATTGGTGCGATTGTAATCATCGGCTTGTTTTATTCTGCGCCGCCCGATTTTATTACATTAGGCTTGGCGGCGTTGCTTCTGGTGGTCATGGCAATTGTCAATAGGTTAGGGGTTCGGCATACGGTTATTTATGCCGCATTTGCGTTTCTGCTCTGGCTACTGGTGTTGAAATCGGGCATTCATGCGACCATTGCAGGCGTTTTGGCGGCTATGGTTGTTCCGGCGCGTGCACCTATTGATACGCGGCCGTTCATTGAGGCCGGAGAGAAAGTCTTCCATAGCCTGGCTCGATCTGGTTCGTTACAAGGCGATATTTTGCGTGACGCCGCCGTTCAGGATGCGGTGGAAGACTTGACGCGCTTGTGCGACGGTGTGGAAACGCCATTGCAAAAGATGGAACGGGGCTTGCATCCCTGGGTGTCGTTTCTGATTTTACCGCTCTTTGCGCTCGCTAATGCCGGCGTTCAAGTGATTGGTATTTCAAACGGACCTTTGCTTGGCAATCTGGGGTTTGCCGTAATCGGCGGTCTGGTTATAGGCAAATCGATGGGGATTTTCGGCGCGGCGTGGCTGTCGGTGAAATGCAGATTGTGCACGAAGCCGCTTGATTTGACATGGGTGCAATTGCTCGGCGCGGCCTGCCTGGGAGGGATTGGTTTTACGATGTCGCTCTTTATTACCGCACTGACGTTTGAGATACCGCATTTGACGGATCAGGCAAAACTGGGAGTTTTGCTGGGTTCGTTTTGTGCCGCAGTGATGGGGGCGTTGATCATTGCTATGACGAACCGGAAAAATGGAATAATACATGAGAATAAATAA